Within the Thermanaeromonas toyohensis ToBE genome, the region CCGGGCCACCTCATTGTTCCGGCCCCCCTTCTACCCGGATAACGCTAGCTACTTGGTTTACCACCGGAAGACCGGAGATGATTTCCACCGCTTCCCGTAAGTTTTGCTCCCGTACCTTATGGGTTATAAATACCAGCTCGGCCTGTTCTCCTACCATCCCTACCTGGATTACGGAAGCCAGGCTCACCTGCCGGTCGCCGAAAACTTTAGCGATGGCGGCCAAAACCCCCGGCCGGTCCTTGACGATCATACGGAGGTAATACCGCGTTTCAATATCCCATATGGGTTTTACCGGTTTATGGGCTAGGCAAGTGCAGGACAAGCGTCCTGTCGTACCGTGGATAAGATTCCGGGCGGCCTCCATAATATCCCCTACTACGGCGCTGGCCGTGGGCATCTCCCCGGCTCCTTGGCCGTAAAACATAGCTTGCCCTACAGCGTCGCCCTCAACAAAAATAGCATTGAAGGCCCCTTGGACTATAGCCAAAGGGTGCTCGAGGGGTACCAGGGCCGGGTGAACCCGGACCTCCACCATCCCCTCTTCTTCCCGGGCTATACCTAAAAGTTTTATGGCGTACCCCAACCGGGCAGCATACTTTATATCCTGGGGATGAAGCTGGGAGATGCCTTCGTGGTATACCTGGGGATAAGTAATACGGGTGCCAAAAGCAATGGAGGCGAGGATGGCCATTTTACGGGCCGCATCATCCCCTTCGATATCTGAGGTTGGATCGGGTTCAGCATAACCTAAACGCTGGGCTTCCGCTAAAACCTCAGCGAAGGGCCGGCCTTCCTGGCTCATTTTAGTGAGGATGTAATTAGTAGTGCCGTTCACGATCCCCATAACCTGGCTGATGCGGTTTCCCGCCAGGCACTCTTTGAGAGAATGGATAATGGGGATGCCTCCACCTACACTCGCTTCAAAGAGGAGATCCCGGCCTGTAGCCTCGGCAGCGGCGAAAAGCTCC harbors:
- a CDS encoding homoserine dehydrogenase produces the protein MEEPIQIGLLGLGTVGGGVFKLLQSNGQEIALKLGRPLEIKRILVRDVTRPRSVNVNPELLTTDPLAILKDPEIDIVVEVMGGLEPAREYVLEALRQGKSVVTANKDLLALHGKELFAAAEATGRDLLFEASVGGGIPIIHSLKECLAGNRISQVMGIVNGTTNYILTKMSQEGRPFAEVLAEAQRLGYAEPDPTSDIEGDDAARKMAILASIAFGTRITYPQVYHEGISQLHPQDIKYAARLGYAIKLLGIAREEEGMVEVRVHPALVPLEHPLAIVQGAFNAIFVEGDAVGQAMFYGQGAGEMPTASAVVGDIMEAARNLIHGTTGRLSCTCLAHKPVKPIWDIETRYYLRMIVKDRPGVLAAIAKVFGDRQVSLASVIQVGMVGEQAELVFITHKVREQNLREAVEIISGLPVVNQVASVIRVEGGPEQ